From Carassius auratus strain Wakin chromosome 9, ASM336829v1, whole genome shotgun sequence:
ccctccattgaaaatgtatgtacggtatagtGTCCATttcgtaattttttttaatttttggaccaaaatgtattttcgatgcttcaacaaattctaactgaccctctgatgtcacatggattacttcgatgatgtttttcttacctttctggacatggacagtataccgtgcagtttcaatggagggacagaaagctctcggactaaatctaaaatatcttaaactgtgttccgaagatgaaaagaggtcttacaggtttggaacgacatgagggtgagtctttaatgacagaattttttttgggtgaactaaccctttaaggagaagtcgtggcctaatggttagagggttggactcccaatcgaagggttgtgagttctagtctcgggccggacggaattgtgggtggggggagtgcatgaacagctctctctccaccttcaataccacgacttaggtgcccttgggcaaggcatcaaacccccaactgctccccgggcgccgcagcataaatggctgcccactgctcctgggagcacaaattctgagtatgggtcaccatacttggttgaatgtcacttcactttcactttcaagacACATTATGAAGTATTAATGcaatatgcatatttaattaaCATGTTAATACAATAGGCCCCAGGTGaaataacagtttaaaataaatgctaaaaaatattatacataaaataaatacctTTAAGACATTGTGAAGTTGATAATTGTGAACGTGTTCTCCAATATTTGCTGGGATCAGTGTACCTGAGCTCCTCCTGTAGTAGCGCTTCTCGTCCAGTGTGGGCGCGCTCTCAATCAAACTGAGCTCCTCCTGTAGTAGCGCTTCTCGTCCAGTGGGGACGCGCTGTCAATCAAACTCTAAATCTGTCGAGATGGTCATGGCGGAGGGCACAGCTGTTCTGAGGAGGAATAGACCGGGCACCAAGGCGAAGGTAAAATCAAAAGCGAATAACACTCGAAAGCATTTCACTAACTCAAATCTGTTCGTAgagtatattttaatgttatatttagatAAAAACGATTTGTTCTCGTGTGTGTGCGGAAACCGCAGATATACTCAGGAGCTAAGCTAGCAGTTAGCCGAGAAAACGAATGATTCTCAAATGGAGGTTTTTCGTCGAATATCCTGTTCATGATAGTACTTATGTTCTTTTTAAAAGTACTTGAATGTGTACTGAAGTATTGGGCAGGAGGCGTCCGAAATGCCAGGCTTTCACGATTTACTTGTTTTGGCAAACAGCAGTCAGCTAACGTTAGTAGCCGTCTGGAAGTACCCGGATGAACATCACTGCTGCTGATGctcaaatacattaaattattatatttaaaacatagttAACATAATATACGATTATATGTCAGAGTCATACAGCTTTCAGGTATTATACACTGCTGTGTTCAGTCACTAATATATAAAGAAATTGATATAACCAATGGGACATTTTACAATGGGAACAACGTAGAAACTgtagttccctctcgaggcggtaactcaacattacgtcagctaagacgtatatgggaactcttcccttctccactttcactgaaatcttattggctaacgccagctggggacagctggccaattgacgcgaagcatgcaaatactggcgggtaagcgtgcagtataaaatgcatgggcgcgaaaattacgtcagaatctctttcttcacgctagaagtcttatctaagtcatcgtggaagttgcaatagaggactactcaccctgtttttcctctccgcatccgatggctgctaatgctagattcggaccttcaacagttctgtgtgacctgctTGGGATTCTCACACGGACAACACTTGCGCCCAGTGTACcgagctgccagtgcgcgccctcagagccagagtggctcggaggacggcgggaatgaggcccactgccgccagcgagccgctggtgggccctcccccgccCGAAGACGAGTTTGACGTCGGCGTGGTGGACTATAAAAAAACgcgaacttcgtcctcttcggagctggcgaggaaaacgactccatgtcgcttcgacgtcgaaaaaggtttgggcctctcagtggtaccgccccgaccaagagggccctgagACCTCCAGGAGAAGCTCGTCAGGGTCTTCGGAAAGGTCGTCTCGGAGCTGAGTCTCACTTGCAATACGAGCCTGTGATGGGTAACtagactcgtggctcctccagtcgagctgctaccagatggcatttaggcatgcaagagctcgtggtgaaatcgtgggctgcaccccaatcggcgcgcacccactctgctacgAAGGCCATATCACGCACGTGGACGGGACGGAAACCCTCCCCCCCCCTCGTCTAGGAGACTGTTACCACACACCTGTGCTCGTCTCCCTCTGCTTTTGGTCCGGACCACAGTCTAGAAAGAGCAAGTGCAGCTTCTGCTCTTTAccagggcaatactcaaggtgtttcaggcaAACGGCGGCACAGTAGCGCTGTCGTCATCAGGATcgcggcaactgatctcgcgctgATTGCTATTAAGCGCTCTGCTCAGCTGTTTCACGGAGTTCATGGTCATCTTTACAGGCACCTATGGCTTCCCTAGCTGTCCTGAAAGACGCGGACCGTAGGCCGCTCCTAAACGTTCCCGTTGCTCCCTCTGGCCTCTTTGGTGACGTCATGGAGCTATTCTCAGAGACGCAGAAAGCGCGCCAAAGTATGAGCCACGTGATACCCCGTCGCTCACCCCAGTCTTCTTCTGCGAGATTCTTAAGCACCGGGCCAGGCTCTGAAACCAGCTAAATAACCCGCAGTGGCACCCCGCTCTGAACCGGACGCTCGTTTCTGCCGAAACCAGCAGTGATAAGAGCCTGGAAGGTAACGTCAGGGTCGGTTGAGGAACCCGCGCCGCGAGAGAGCCAACGCGCCATAcgagccgtctccctgacggtgaaagagtgagtgagcgggaggccccgcccccaagcgccatgttcatatgcatcatgtcccccatttccttcgggcgacgattgctatgtctgtttgaatgctgtttgtgtgagttccacaataaaagcaggtatacaatcagcgaaagagctttactgcctcttacactcatctctgtgtcactcgccctgtctcagaacagtgcagagccacaacccatgattatactggcctcgcgagagtgccaacaccacataaacacggtgtcaccctcaatgttcagatgcatcatgtcccccatgtttcttcgggcgacgattgctatgtctgtttgaatgcggtttgtgtgagttccacaataaaagcatgttacaatcagcgaaagaactttactgcctcttacactcatcactgtgtcactcgccctgtctcagaacagtgcagagccacaacccatgatcatactggcctcgcgagagtgccaacaccacatgaacacggtgtcaccctcaatgttcagatgcatcatgtcccccatgtttcttcgggcgacgattgctatgtctgtttgaatgctgtttgtgtgagttccacaataaaagcatgttacaatcaactaaagagctttacttcctcttacactcatctctgtgtcactcgccctgtctcagaacagtgcagagccacaacctattattataatggcctcgcgaaggagcgagagtgccaacacctcaaagacacatgcatcatgtcccccacatcactatgggtgacgattgctatatgtgtttaaatgatgtttttgtgactaaaaattgtactaaagaagcaaaatatatacaaattcttgcacccaacgttgtgtcactcgccctgtctcaaacagcgcagagccacagtccatgattataatggcctcatgATGGCGCAAGAGTGTCACACCATTTAGCGACGCGCCCGCCCTCCCGCCAGTGCTTCCAGCCTCGCGGGGGCGGGGCCCTAATAAAATaagccatcagtggctgtagaCGTAACGCGTCCGCCgtgtcatctcatggacggtAAGAGGGCTATCCCGAGCGTtttcaccgtggatactgggaataattcacgacagatattctctccaattcaaacgcagacctccccgcttcaatggcgtggtcccgtcactgactttgccccaaaaccgttctgttctgcgacaggaagttctcagtctgctcgagagagagcgatagagcgaagtttcccctcagatcgagcggaatgcgcatgttgaattatatggacgattggctgattttagcccactcaagagatgtgctatcagtcacgtggaaacaatgcttcgccgtttggatacgctgggactgcgtgtgaatatgcagaagagcgtgtttttacgagtcggactgtaacatatctgggaatatgtttggactcgatggcgatgcgagcccatctctctctagagcatttcatcgactctgcgctgtttctgactgggcaggtcgtttgcactgagggaatttcagaggcttctgggactgatggcggcggcttcttcagtgtgccatctgggtctgctacattgcggccgctacagttttggctgtaactcgagttccgccgagggcgtggtcttcggtccacaagcacttacggtcattcacagttgcgtcagcactctgagaccgtgaaacagcccggatatgttcagcccaggagttcttTTCTCTGCGAACGCTATCTAGGCCggggagcagtgcgtctgggcctgtggtcggagtcacagagaaggtgacacaaaaccgtttggaataatggaagcggtgtcctaatatccctgcaagccgttcggtcgaaattggagcggaaacatgtactgattcaaaccgacaacacgtctgtggtctcgtacataaatcgccagggcggcgtgcgctccagagctctattcaaacaggcagcgagtttcctgttgtgggcggaccgacacttaatctccataggagcgtcgcacatccccggtactttgaaccgtggagtgagcatgcttttgaggaacgggattccttaaggagatgttggcttcacccaagatcagatctaatgatttgggagggaggaagtggattgtttgccacgagcgagaacacgtttgctatctcactccccccctgctgggagatgctctgacatcgcgctggccggaagccaggctgacacattccctcctgtgaagattctgcctgtgttgtgcaaaatcagtgaggagaaagcatcagttatactcgtggccccgaactggccgaatcagccctggttcgcggacctgagagagttactgatggctcccccatggtgaatccccctcaagcaggacctgctgtctcaggcgaatggcacaatatagcaccccagccccgagctgtggaaccttcatgtgtggccgctgcggggaccctaatgagcgggaCATTCTGCACTGGCGAGTGCTAAACACACTTACTGAGACGCGAgcatcatcaaacattcgctgctacgcgcagaagtggtgagttttcacaaaatggtgcgagaacatttatattgacccggggacctgttccgtgtcggatgttttgcgctttctacagcacagttggatagcgggagtttgaaaccatccacgctgaaggtgtatgtgaccgctattgccgctttcgttccccggttacgggtaaacgatcggtaagcacgctctggtattcagttttctcagggAAGCAAGTAGATTGTGTACTTCATGGCCGCCCTCCGTGCCGCCGTGGGATttcgctctagttttgagggctctatctcttattaccgttcgagccattagcttcgattgcggttaaggagcttccctgaagactgccttgcctcttgctctcgcctcagcgaagtgccttggagaatttcgtgagtgtttggtgaacgatattgcattggtttcgggcctggcgactgtaatgatcactctccggccgagaccgggtttcgtttcgaagtcactcaatacaccgttttgtttccctgcccgcctCGTCTAttgagccgtcagcctcgcgCGACGCTGATACTCAGAGCGCCGGgaccctgttagggttttacggatgtatatgaattgctcggccgcctttcgtcagtcggaccagctgttcgtgtgcttggtggatgtaataagggacgtgctgtttctaacagagactttctcactggatcgtggacgctatcaaatgccaggggaaggattacccccctcaacatcagagctcattctgcgaggacattataaatgcttcctgatgggcctggtctagaggtatgtctgtccagtatttatgttttgctgctggctggtcttcccagaacacaatcgccaggttttacaagctggatgtaccctctgtagcgtcacatgtttttcggtgagttaagttttattcattaaagctgttataaccagctatacagtagttaccatggctgctaactctgtgttatggtttaaatggtttatgcagcagtcaccgcaaacgccgtcgactctgtttaactctcatgcttgagtgcttattgctttgtgtctgccctggttagtgcagatttcgatatattgcttgaagttatgcatattttgttagggtcggagcagatgtctcattggcctagttccgcctatcagatgcaagcactcttagcgacacggccattggctagaactgtactgcttgtgtgagggtgattgactccgttcagggcttatcttcactgctctcacggcgggattttatacagttcccatatacgtcttagctgacgtaatgttgagttaccgcctcgagagggaacgtctccggttactatcgtaacctcggttccctgagaggcgggaacgagacattacgttagccgccgtggtcgctgtttgatcagctgtgctagcgttcagtcgtgattctgacgtaattttcgcgcccatgcattttatactgcacgcttacccgccagtatttgcatgcttcgcgtcaattggccagctgtccccagctggcgttagccaataagatttcagtgaaagtggagaagggaagagttcccatatacgtcttagctgacgtaatgtctcgttcccgcctctcagggaaccgaggttacgatagtaaccggagacgttaaGTTGCCTAAATGCTATGACGTATATGTATGTATCACACACGTACTGTCAGTAATTGCTCAACATTGGTTGAACTGTATTAAATAAACAACCTGTTGTTGTTATATTAAGGTGTTTATAAAACTGgttgttttattcattattaggAATTCTACaactggtctgatgagtcttttGAAGAGATGGACAGCACACTGGCAGTGCAACAGGTGACCGCTTTTCTCACTTCATTGAATCACTGAAGAATTTTGAGAGTTGCTCTTTTCCAGACCGTGGCCAAagactgtcaagctccaaaaaatcactttaaaaattGTCAATGTTATTTTTACACCATATTCTAATGCCCTTTAAGTAGTACAGTATCTTTATATGAGGAACAGATTGAAGTTGTGTGCTAAAGTTCATTACATTCTGAAGTCATTGTGTTCAtttcttttctgtgtttttatattgtgaataaatggTTGTTTTTGCTGTTCAGTATATTCAGCAGAACATCCGTTCAGACTGTTCCAACATCGAGAAGATTATGGAGCCTCCAGAGGGACAGGATGAGGGGGTGTGGAAATATGAACATCTCAGGTATATTATTAGTCTGAACGTCATCTCAGATTCTTCATTTCAGCTTTCACATCATCTAATGTTGTAAGGACATATAGCTTATAGTTTTTGATCAAAAGATAGGTCCCAcattatattaaactatataatGTCTTTAGCTACTATGTACCTGCATAAAGATTTGTGATTTATGTTAAAGTTGTATTGCAAGATACAGGTTTGTAGCATGGTTATGTTTTGAGTGTGACAGATAGGGTCAACAGtctaattatacatgtaattacagaatTTTATATAGTAGATGTAATTGCATGCTTCTTTAATATACAAACAACTTAAAAGCATGTGTGAACACAGTAAggggaatatttatttaaatgttagtacATGTTAAAGTTGGTCTTCAAAATGTTCATCAGATGGCAGATGCTCTTTGTTGCTGTGTCTTGGGAGTTTTTATAGTATTTGTGTAAATTGCAAAATATTCTGTTCTGTATTTACACATAGACAGTTCTGTTTGGAGCTCAATGGCTTAGCAGTTAAACTGCAGGTAATTATCTCTCTTACACTTTATTGCACTGTTCCATTACAAATAATTCTTATAGTCTGCACTGCACTATTTCAAAGTAAAGTAGGTCTCCTTGCCACGTACCAGGTTGTTTGAGATGTCTTTACATTTGTCTGCAGATATTTATTTAGACAGGACAATGATGTGTGATGTCTTTGCTCCATAGAATGAGTGTCACCCTGACACGTGTACCCAGATGACTGCCACTGAGCAGTGGATCTTTCTGTGTGCTGCCCATAAGACTCCCAAAGAGGTGAGTGTCTCTGTGACCTTTTGATCCAAGTTCAAAGTTTGCATATGAAATGAGCTTTGAAGTAAAAACGAAGTTATGCCCATGTGTGAATTTTAGGGCTGCATGATCTCTATATTATGTCTTTGATGAAtcagataaataaaattaaaaaacagatgTTATCGTTTTTTTCATGTCCAGAATGTGTTTAAATTGATCATCAAATTAGTTGATTGTTTTCATAGATTGTCATTTTAATCTTAGAAGCTAAATAATGGATGATTGTGTCTTATGGTGATTTGTTTGTTTCCGGTGGCTCACAGTGCCCTGCCATTGACTACACAAGGCACACTCTCGATGGAGCTGCGTGTCTTCTCAACAGCAACAAGTATTTTCCCAGCCGGTGAGTTATTGAACATCTGTTAAAGCAGGGGTGTTCAGTGCTCCTTCTGGAGATCTGTTTTAGTTCCAGCACTGCTTAAACACAACCAAATTTGAGTTTTTAATGGACCCCCCCAATCCATTTTTTATTCCTTGTTTAGGGGGTGGGTGATATAACCAGAATGAATAGTAAATAggctttctttattattattaatcaaaacctTATGCAGCTCAAACCTTTCAACCCTTACAGAGTTCCATATCACCGCATGACTTAATTATTCCAGctactataaataaatacagctttaccTACATATATGCTTTATATCATGAATTTGTAAGATGTTGCGTTTCTAGGATTTTCTAGCTGTAAACAGGTTACTGGTGTTTCCCATAACCGCTGCTCCTCTCCGTTTTCTGTATAGTGTCAGCATTAAGGAATCATCTGTGGCCAAACTGGGCTCGGTTTGCCGTCGCATCTATAGGATCTTCTCCCATGCTTACTTTCACCACCGCCAGATTTTTGACAAGTATGAGGTGAGCAAGATCATTTATGTAATTCATAAGCACGtatatttcataaaacataaatcATTTCACAATACACTATTTTACCAAATATTTGTGTGCTGTATTTTTCTGGTTAACAGAGTGGTTGTTAACAGGAATTGCAGCCCATTAAGAAAGGTTCCAATTGGTAATTAATGAGATTTCTGTGAGGGCCGTGTCTAAGTAAGCAGCTCACAGAGTGTTTGGAGTCATTACTTCAAGTGAATGTTAAGCATGATAATGAGCAGTGGTCATGACAAAGCAACTCCTGCAGTGGTCAGTAGGAGGCATCTTTGGACAGTTAGCTAAAAAAAGCACAGTCAAAGCATCAGACAGAAACATTTAATCAAAAGATCATCTCTTTCCCACAGAATGAGACTTTCTTGTGTCACCGCTTCACTCGTTTCGTGATGAAGTACAACCTTATGTCTAAGGACAACCTCATCGTGCCCATCCTGGAAGAGGAAGTCCAGAGTGCCACTGCTGGGGAGAGTGACGCCTGAGCTGTATTTGTGCATTTTGAGCCTCTAGAATCCAGACAGCAGAGGTGTACAACTTTAGTCATTTGACATACGTTACTTTTCCACTCACTAATGCTTCATTTGATCCAAATTTCATCATTCAGCTGTAACAATCAAAACGTTACATCCGCAGATCCTTGTACATATCTCACTCCATCTCCATTGTAAATTCTGCTCAACCAATAagaatttcctttctttttccccctctctcgACTATAAACCAGTCTGGTGATATTCACCCTGTATTTTCtctcattgttaaattattatatgGGTGGAGGGCTCTTATCCGGCCcactttgaccttttttttttttttactaaaatgtatgGTATTTCCATTGTCCGTTGTTAATAAAAGACTTGTACCTAATTTATGCTTATGCATTTAAGCCGTGTTCGACTGCTAAGTGACAACACAAATTTCCACTTTAATACGAGGTAAATGGTAAATACCCATTTAATAAACCATTACAAAAACTGTCTGAAACACGTTCAGACACTACAGTTGGTAAATAATACTGATCAGTTCTGGTATATTagaatataatgttaaatatctTCGGCTTAGCATCTAGGATTGAAGAAACATCTTATTCGGTTCATCATTTACAGCAGCTTGAAAGACTGTTTAGCTAACAAAAATGTGCTTCTTCTATTCTACCATTCCTCAAAGAGGGATAAACATCGTCAAGGCAACGCAAGATACAATCTGATAAAATACAAAGCTTAACGTGGTTAAAATTCTACAAACATTTTAAGGTAGCACAAGCAGCACCACTTCAGCTCAGTTTGAAAAATCCAGCCGTATAAGCTGAGAACTAGTCAGTTTATACCAAACAAAAGAAAGTACCCTGCCCATAGTCCCTTAGGAGTTATTAAACTGAAATGCTGCCACTTAACATGCAAATCGAAATGTTTTACCC
This genomic window contains:
- the LOC113108640 gene encoding MOB-like protein phocein isoform X1; the protein is MVMAEGTAVLRRNRPGTKAKEFYNWSDESFEEMDSTLAVQQYIQQNIRSDCSNIEKIMEPPEGQDEGVWKYEHLRQFCLELNGLAVKLQNECHPDTCTQMTATEQWIFLCAAHKTPKECPAIDYTRHTLDGAACLLNSNKYFPSRVSIKESSVAKLGSVCRRIYRIFSHAYFHHRQIFDKYENETFLCHRFTRFVMKYNLMSKDNLIVPILEEEVQSATAGESDA
- the LOC113108640 gene encoding MOB-like protein phocein isoform X4 is translated as MQAFRKFLPMFDRVLVERLAAETVTKGGIMIPEKSQAKVLQAAVVAVGPGSTNKEFYNWSDESFEEMDSTLAVQQYIQQNIRSDCSNIEKIMEPPEGQDEGVWKYEHLRQFCLELNGLAVKLQNECHPDTCTQMTATEQWIFLCAAHKTPKECPAIDYTRHTLDGAACLLNSNKYFPSRVSIKESSVAKLGSVCRRIYRIFSHAYFHHRQIFDKYENETFLCHRFTRFVMKYNLMSKDNLIVPILEEEVQSATAGESDA